From Vigna unguiculata cultivar IT97K-499-35 chromosome 5, ASM411807v1, whole genome shotgun sequence, the proteins below share one genomic window:
- the LOC114185415 gene encoding cinnamoyl-CoA reductase 1-like: protein MPSAESLPPSSQTICVTGAGGFIASWMVKLLLEKGYTVRGTLRNPDDPKNGHLKEFEGASERLTLHKVDLLDVDSVRSVIHGCHGVFHTASPVTDNPEEMVEPAVNGAKNVIIAAAEAKVRRVVFTSSIGAVYMDPKRSIDLVVDESCWSDLEYCKNTKNWYCYGKAVAEKAAWDTAKEKGVDLVVVNPVLVLGPLLQPTINASTIHILKYLTGSAKTYANATQAYVHVRDVALAHILVYEKSSASGRYLCAESSLHRGELVEILAKYFPEYPVPTKCSDEKNPRAKPYTFSNQKLKDLGLEFTPVSQCLYETVKSLQEKGHLPVPSKQEDLTTVKSS from the exons aTGCCTTCTGCAGAATCATTGCCACCTTCCTCCCAAACCATCTGTGTCACCGGCGCCGGTGGCTTCATCGCGTCTTGGATGGTAAAACTTCTCTTGGAGAAAGGCTACACTGTGAGAGGAACACTCAGAAACCCAG ATGATCCCAAGAACGGACACTTGAAAGAGTTCGAAGGAGCCTCCGAGAGACTAACTCTGCATAAGGTTGACCTCCTTGACGTTGACTCCGTTAGATCAGTAATCCACGGCTGCCATGGCGTCTTCCACACAGCTTCTCCCGTCACCGATAACCCC GAAGAAATGGTGGAGCCAGCGGTGAATGGAGCGAAGAATGTAATCATAGCAGCTGCAGAGGCAAAAGTGCGACGTGTGGTGTTCACCTCATCGATTGGTGCGGTATACATGGACCCTAAAAGGAGCATCGATTTGGTGGTTGACGAGTCTTGTTGGAGTGATTTAGAGTATTGCAAGAACACCAAG AATTGGTACTGCTATGGAAAGGCTGTGGCTGAAAAAGCAGCATGGGACACTGCGAAAGAGAAAGGAGTGGACTTGGTTGTGGTGAACCCAGTATTGGTTCTTGGACCACTGCTACAACCAACCATCAATGCCAGCACCATTCACATACTCAAGTACCTCACTGGCTCTGCTAAGACCTATGCAAATGCCACACAGGCTTATGTGCATGTGAGGGATGTGGCATTGGCCCACATACTTGTTTATGAGAAATCTTCTGCTTCTGGTCGATACTTGTGTGCTGAAAGCTCCCTCCACCGTGGAGAACTAGTTGAAATTCTCGCTAAGTATTTCCCTGAGTACCCAGTTCCCACCAA GTGTTCCGATGAAAAGAATCCCAGGGCAAAACCCTACACATTTTCAAACCAGAAGCTGAAGGATTTGGGTTTGGAATTCACTCCAGTGAGTCAGTGTCTGTATGAAACAGTTAAGAGTCTGCAGGAGAAAGGGCACCTTCCTGTTCCTTCAAAGCAGGAAGATTTAACGACAGTGAAGTCATCATGA
- the LOC114185711 gene encoding 40S ribosomal protein S12-like → MSGEEVAVAAEAPASIPGEPMDIMTALQLVLRKSLAYGGLARGLHESAKIIEKHAAQLCVLAEDCDQPDYVKLVKALCAEHNVSLLTVPSAKTLGEWAGLCKIDSEGKVTGCSCVVVKDFGEEHEAYNVVLQHVKAN, encoded by the exons ATGTCTGG TGAAGAGGTAGCTGTTGCAGCAGAGGCACCTGCTTCCATTCCCGGGGAGCCCATGGACATCATGACTGCTTTACAGCTTGTGCTGAGAAAATCTCTGGCTTACGGTGGTCTTGCAAGAGGTCTTCATGAAAGTGCCAAGATCATTGAGAAGCATGCTGCACAGCTCTGCGTTTTAGCAGAAGATTGTGACCAACCTGATTATGTGAAACTGGTGAAGGCCCTTTGCGCCGagcacaatgttagccttttgACAGTTCCAAGTGCTAAGACCCTTGGGGAATGGGCTGGT TTGTGTAAGATTGATTCAGAGGGAAAGGTAACTGGTTGCTCATGTGTGGTTGTTAAG GATTTTGGGGAGGAACATGAAGCCTATAATGTTGTTCTGCAGCACGTGAAAGCTAACTAA